Proteins encoded by one window of Erythrobacter sp.:
- the mgtE gene encoding magnesium transporter, whose translation MAETDLREHETETPVQGEGEQFDEENRLTPQFVRKVRDALYDDIEDSVYDLVEPLHPADIADLLELLERDERRDLAAAITDLMSSEVIAELNDYVREDMVEDLPAALVAEIVEQLDTDDAVQLIEDLDLDDRRAILAEIEPEDRAAIESALAYDEETAGRLMQRELVAVPESMTVGDLIDYLRSNDELPTEFWEVFVVDHRYHPVGSCQLSWILRTPRSIALSDVMKRDQTLIPVDMDQEEVALRFQKYALISAAVVDDDGRLVGQLTVDDIVHIIQEEAGEDALLMSGAGDGDINEPLRDAYSARVRWLIANLGTAVVASAIIAAFGAAIEQLVALAILMPIVASIGGNAGTQTMAVTVRAIAMNQLTRSNTKRILIRELKVALMNGATIAVLIGIATALLFSPQLGGVIAAAMIVNIIVSGMAGVLVPVAFERLNQDPAVASSVFVTMITDSMGFFAFLGLAVAAGLATM comes from the coding sequence ATGGCCGAGACCGATCTTCGCGAACATGAAACCGAAACCCCGGTGCAGGGTGAAGGCGAGCAGTTTGACGAGGAAAACCGGCTGACTCCGCAGTTCGTCCGAAAGGTGCGCGACGCGCTGTATGACGACATAGAAGACAGCGTCTACGATCTCGTCGAACCGCTCCACCCCGCCGACATCGCCGACCTGCTCGAGCTGCTGGAGCGGGACGAACGCCGCGATCTGGCCGCCGCCATCACCGATCTGATGAGCAGCGAGGTGATCGCCGAGCTCAACGATTACGTGCGCGAGGACATGGTCGAAGACCTGCCCGCCGCATTGGTGGCCGAAATCGTCGAACAGCTCGACACCGACGATGCGGTGCAGCTGATCGAGGATCTCGATCTCGACGACCGCCGGGCTATCCTCGCGGAGATCGAACCCGAAGATCGCGCGGCCATCGAAAGTGCGCTGGCTTACGACGAGGAGACCGCCGGGCGGCTGATGCAGCGCGAGCTGGTGGCCGTGCCTGAAAGCATGACCGTCGGCGATCTGATCGATTACCTGCGCAGCAACGACGAATTGCCGACCGAGTTCTGGGAAGTGTTCGTTGTCGACCACCGCTACCACCCGGTCGGTTCGTGCCAGCTTAGCTGGATACTGCGCACTCCGCGCAGCATTGCCCTTTCCGATGTGATGAAGCGCGACCAGACGCTGATCCCGGTCGATATGGACCAGGAAGAAGTGGCGCTACGGTTCCAGAAATACGCGCTGATCTCTGCCGCCGTAGTCGATGATGACGGGCGGCTGGTGGGCCAGTTGACGGTCGACGATATCGTCCACATCATCCAGGAAGAAGCGGGCGAGGACGCGTTGCTGATGAGCGGGGCGGGCGATGGCGACATCAACGAACCGCTGCGCGATGCCTATTCGGCGCGAGTGCGCTGGCTGATCGCCAATCTGGGCACGGCCGTGGTGGCCAGCGCAATCATTGCCGCGTTCGGGGCGGCGATCGAGCAACTGGTGGCGCTCGCCATCCTCATGCCCATCGTCGCCAGCATCGGCGGCAATGCCGGCACGCAAACGATGGCCGTCACGGTGCGCGCCATCGCGATGAACCAGCTTACCCGTTCCAACACGAAGCGCATTCTCATCCGCGAGTTGAAAGTGGCGCTGATGAACGGGGCGACTATCGCCGTGCTGATCGGCATTGCGACGGCGTTGCTGTTCAGCCCGCAGCTCGGCGGCGTGATTGCCGCGGCGATGATCGTCAACATCATCGTTTCGGGAATGGCGGGGGTCCTGGTGCCGGTCGCCTTCGAGCGGCTGAATCAGGACCCGGCAGTCGCATCGAGCGTGTTCGTCACCATGATTACCGATTCAATGGGCTTTTTCGCCTTCCTCGGGCTGGCCGTGGCGGCAGGCCTCGCCACGATGTGA